The Phacochoerus africanus isolate WHEZ1 chromosome 9, ROS_Pafr_v1, whole genome shotgun sequence genomic sequence CATATCCTGATGTTTTCTAACTGCTTTTGGATTTTGCTTGTTTGATCATTTGATCAAAGTGGTAAATGCAGAAAAATCTCAGTTATTAACATTAGTAGGCCTAAGTAAAATCCAATGAGGACaaataatacaattaaaatgattttactaTAAATGCAAACATCTTTTCCTATGTTATTGACTTTTTACATTGTTTGTGCCTTGGTCATTTATTCataggacaaaatattttatttcggaaatcttttttttttaatatactcttCATCTTGAAAAACAGGAAGCCATTTCTACTAAATGGctaactttttaaagttatactgGAGGCTTAGGAGTCAGGCAGACCTCCCTTTATACTCCAGTTCCATTATTTTCTAGCTTATGACTTGGAAAAATCaagctttctcatctataaaactgcAATAAGCATAGTGCTTATGGAAAAGGATAATGTTTGTGAAGTGTTTATTGCAGCAACTGGTACTTAATAAGTTTTAGTCAACATATTAGTTTCAAGCCTGAAAAgagcaaagtaaaaataaagagagggagATATTAAGAGAAAGGGAacgaagaaagggaggaagggagggagaggggaaggaagtctAGCTTTCTATTGTAGAGAATATTTGAATAGTTTATGACCAAATGAACTAAGAGTTCACATTTTCTCCCAACAAAGGAAGTCAGGAGTGAAAGAGTTTGGTAAGTCTGTTGTATAAAACAATCTCAAAAAAGAAATCCCTCTTGCCAATGAAGGGCAAGGGGCAGTAGTGTGTGGATCAGATATTGGTAATTAATTCCCAGTCCTGCTGAATGGTTTTATTATTAATGGTAAGGATTATTTATAGCTATTTATCTTAAGCAGTGAGGGTGAATCTAAAAAGGAATCAATCTCTGTGTTTCTCAATCCCTTGAAGCTGCTGAGGGTGAAAACCTGAGCCTGTGCAGGTATGCGGACTCACATTTTAAATCTTCAGCAGCTGGGTCTATAATTACCTACCTTTTCCTTTACTCTCCACaatctgtctctccctctctcttccttttcctatgTTAACTCATTTCATTTCAGTaattttcattcatgttgttTGCATCCTTCTGGAAATATTCTCTTAGTTATAATTATATTATGAGATGaacataaaatattgtttaaaatgctAGGATACTTGTTGAAGTGGTATATGTGAAATATCTTaaattttccatccccttttctctttgaaCATTAggatcacaaaaataaaatgtaatgtcTATGTTTTGGCTAGTCTATTCTTACTGATGCAATACAAGAAGAGTGCTACCTTTAGTTTCATCAGAGGGATTCAACCACTATTCTTATAGTTTCCTGAAAATTATCAAATTTAGCACTTACTATACACTATAACAGATAATGCTTACTTAGCACAGACTATATACCATAGtgctttctgatttttgttttgttttctttcaattcATATAATCCTGAAAAATAAGAGTTAGTGACTCTGAGTATTTGTAACAGAAGTGGAATCTGACACACCTGGCAGTTCAGTTACTCACCCTAGAACACACAGCTGGTAAATTAAAGATCTAGGGATACAGACAGTTTGATGATTGTGTCTGTGCTCCTAAACCCTGCATTATACTGCGAATTGGAAATGGCTCCTATATAAGCATTCCtacttcttcaatttattttgatacatttgtttttaaattagaaaaaaaaacaaatattacctCTAAAAACAAGTTGGGGATAAAGAAACAAGcacaaattaaatgaaaatcacAAACCAGTAGAAATTTGGGACAAATTCTTAACATTTGCTAATGCAAAATGCCACTCACACcaccccccaaataaaaatatttttccccgtAAACGTTCTCCTGACTTATAAATATCTTTACATGCTAGTTAATGTattcttaatctttttaaaaaccagcGTTGTATAAATGTATTCACTTCATCCCTTATTCTAAAACATTTTGTATTACAAAAAATGCTGAttgttaaaataatatacattttgttcatttgtctATTCATTTCCTTTCAATTCATTCCAAGACAGGATTACTGAGtcacaattaaatttttttttttactctaataCTTTATGCCCCCTGGAATGTTTGTACCACTTCTCATGCCCCTCAGCTTAGATTGAGATGCACTGCTTCCCCAATCCCACAGCAACacatttattcattctgctgaggaaaaaatacagaaatagtaTCTGCTTTCTGAATTTGTAGGAAATATATAAAGACCTATTCGAcctcaagttttaaaaattaactatgacatatttcattaaaatattatcattttactaTTACCTTGAGCCTTCTATCATCTAGAACTTACTTTATGTAAGATACACTGTAAGACTAACTTTTATGTTTCCAGTGTTCATATACATGAATACTCTGAACTTATTGGATAACCTTTCATCATCCTGCACAACAGTGATGCCTTCTTCATTATATACTAATTTCCCTAATTTATGTCTCATTTTTAGCTGTGCTCTgttaatttatccattcaacttTACTCAAATTGATCATTGCTTAATTagtatgtgtgtgtaatatattcCAATATCTTTTACAGAAagcagtctctttctctcttaactCCCATTTTGGTTCTTGCTCAAAATTTCTGTAGACTTTTGAATGGAGTTTGGCTCACTTTATAATGTTCTACATCCACTTGACTTTTATTGAGAACTGCAGTTATTGATTAGAATAATTTAGTGAGAACTGATTTTTTATaacattcagtctttttttaaaatcaattatcaTGGTTTTAACTTCCATTTAGATCAGGATTTCAAATATCCCAGAAAAGtttgtttttcaataaaatgCATACATCGCCTGTTTGTTTCATTCATAAATGAGATCTTTTTACCATAGTTTTCCATGTTACTACTGACTTCATTATATTTATTAGAATGATTTTACTACATCTAATAATATCCACTAAACTGTCTTAAATTTTTGAGATGGTTAATCACATGACTTGTAAATAATTATAGTTTTCACACCTTCCTTTCGATCGTATTACTTGATTTAACCTTCTTGTCTATAGTACATGTTTGAAACATCGTGTTTCAGGCTTTCTTCATTGTAGTTCTTGAGTTTAATGTTTCATCTATAATCAGATGTTGACTGTTGGtttaaacattatattaaaagCATTATATTCAACATAATTATTAATTCTTCCTATTTTACTAAGTTTTTATAGAAATCAATTATGAAATTTATCCTGTGATTATCTAGTACATTCATTCCctagaatatttataaaaatacccTCTGAAACAAAATATTGTTCATCTCTCAGGGCATTATTCTGTAGGATCAAGGATTTTCTCTTGATCGTCTCACCAAAGGCTTTAAGTAGAAACTCCATGTGATTATATTTGCTCTCTAGACAGACAGCTTTGGAAATAGACTATATAATGAAATAGACGTGGGGACAAATGGATCAGAGAGGCCATTCAGTAGCATTTTCAAAAGtcaaattaggaaaacaaaagacaaaatgacaatggaaataaaagtaagGAACTGAACTGagaaatatttgagaataaaaaCTGTGCAATCAGAGATGGAAATTAAAGGACAGAAAAGAGTGCCACACAAGTGGTTAAACTGAGCACCTGGAAGAATGGTAACGATATTACTAGGGGGTTGGAATCAATTAGGACACTATGAATTCAATTTAGACATGTTAATTGAAGATGGCTTTCATTTGTGGATACAGCTTTGGATATATTACTCTGGAGGGATGAAGCTATAGATTCAGAATTCAAAATGCAGGTACTGGTTAAAATGAGTGAATtgatattgaataaaaataaatacctgtcACAAAACTCTGAGTTGCATGACAAATTAAGCATAAGCAGAGGAGAAATGGGCACTGAGTTAATGAGAGGTATTCAGAAGTCAGAAGGTTAGGAGAATAATTATGGGAGGTCTGTCATGGAAATGGTCTGACTGCATTCGACAGATTAACAGAAAACTTAGTTTACAGCGGATCAAATAagttagagtttatttttatcgcattaaaaatctgaaagagtATTCCTGGCTTTGGTTATGTGACTTAATACATCCTTTGGTTACTAGCTCCTTCCTAAATTTTCATTGTGTTACTTATAATATACAGATTTTAGAACTTTTTAATTGCTGCACCTTTAGTCATACTGTTAGAATtaaatgcaggggaaaaaaatgaccataTAAAGGACCTTTTCTACATGAAGCTTTGTCTTTTCATTGAGGAAAAAAGCCCTTCAGACACAACATTTGTTTACATCTCATTGAACATCTAGGTCACATGCACCATCTTAGACTAATCTATGGCCAAGGAAAATGGGACTATAGTAAATGACTTAGAAAAATCCTATATCATGCTCTCAACTTGGCATAGGGCTACTCTAAAATTCAgagatttcagagttcctgttgtggctcagtggttaaagaacccgactagaatccatgagacatgggtttgatccctggcctccctcagtgggttaaggatctggcatttccatgagctgtagtataggtcgcagacatggctcagatttcgaattgctgtggctctggcgtaaggccggcggctacagttcatattcaacccctatcctgggaccctccatatgctgctggtgtggctctacaagacaaaaataaataaataaattaattaattaattaaaactcaGAGATTTCAGCCCACTACTTGAGAAAATAGAATTTCAGTTGGCATAAGTGAGAAGACAATTGGCTTTATAAAAGCCAAGAACCTGACCGCATAGGAAATTATAGAATCAAGATAACAATAAACAGTATCATTCTGCAGGGAGGTTAAGGAAAATGATGATTGAAAATTGATTATTATATAATGGATTTATAATCCAAGGGTTTTCCCATAGACAATGAATCTTGGAAATGGAATTGTTTTGACTTACTTATAAACCAAATGTGAGGGTtgccaaagaagagaaaaggaaaattagaaaaggagagagttcctgtcatggcacagtggaaacaaatccaactagtgtccataaggatatgggttccatccctggcctcactcagtgagtcggggatctggcattgcactaggctgtggtgtaggctgtgagatagggcttggatctggcattgctgtggctgtggtgttggatggcagctgtagctctgattcgacccctagcctggaaatttccatatgctgtgggtgtggccctaaaaagccccccccccaaaaaaaaaggatacaagattagagatctgatttattttaaacaaattaactATGATAATTCATAAAAGTAAGCAACATGTTTAAACAAGTTTAATTGCTGGATTTTTGAGGAAGATCCAGGTGCACTTGAGGCTGCTGGCCTTGAAATGCATACTGCCATGGTTAGGAGTGTGAATTATGATGTCCTAATACTCTGGTTAAAAATTCAGGCTCTGACACTTGGTCCACTCAGGACTCAATATCTTCATTAATAAAATTACTCTAAgaaaacagcatttctatatGGAAACCTCAGATTTACATGAGATAATGTGCTTAATACAAAGCTTTGCATAGAGGATGCATCAATAAATatcatctgttaatatttgtctaACATTTTTATTCAGTCTTTGTAGTCAATACTTTATTGTATATAGAGTTCTATGAGCATTTTGCTAATGTTTCCTGCATGAAACATTGCACAATCTGGGCACCTTAATTCCCTGGTAGATTATACAGAAACAGAACATGCACAGGTAAAGCAAGGTGAAACACATTAAACAGTTTCAGCTTGAAGATTTCTATTTGACCAGTGAAAGAAGAAATTCACCTAAGGGGAATGTGCAATCTCATGTGAAAACATTAATGAGAGTGTGACAAAAATGACTAAGAAAATGTCTAGCACCttgagatgcaaaataaaatttaaaagtctgaaaaTGGAATAGGACGGGAAGTAACGACATTTATCTGCATccaaattttcagaattttcagtGCAATCATTCTTCTGACAACCATAATGtttctatattctttcttttcctttcccaactAAATGATCTATCAAAAGACAAGCTAGCAGGATGAAAATAAATCTACCTCTGTACCACTGATTCTGACTTTTCATCATTTTCTACCCTCAGGTGATATGAAAATCAGCTCTTCTGCCCAAGCCAATGGAGGGAACCAAATGATTCTCTGGCTTCCGAGTTTGTATTGCTGGGACTCTCAGGTTCTTGGGAAACTAAAGTTTTTCTCATGATGATATTCTCCTTGATCTACTTAGGGATCATCCTGGGAAATCTCTCCATTTTGTTTCTGGTAATTTTTGATTCTCACTTACATTCTCCTATGTACTTCCTGCTTGCAAACCTGTCACTCATTGATGTGGGGGTTGCCTCTACCACAGTCCCCAAGATGATTACTGATCTATTAAAGGAATACAAGATAATCTCTTTCAAAGGCTGTATGACACAAATATGCTTCATCCACATCATGGGAGGAGTGGAGATGGTATTACTCATGGCCATGGCATTTGACAGATACACAGCAATCTGTAAGCCTCTTCACTACTTGAACATAATGAGTCCTAAAATATGTGTTTCCTTTGTCATCACTGGCTGGGTGATTGGCGTGATTCATGCTATGTCTCAATTTGCTTTCATTATAAACTTTACCCTTCTGTGGTCCTAACAAAGTTGACAGCTTTTATTGTGATTTTCCCAGGATCATAAAACTTGCATGCACAGACAGAGCCAAGTTTGAGTTTATTGTTGCTGCCAACAGTGGCTTCATGAGTATGGGCACCTTCTTTCTGCTAATCCTTTCCTACATCTTCATTTTGGTCACTGTCTGGAACCGTTCTTCAGGAGACTTATCCAAGGCATTTGTCACTCTGTCAGCTCACATCACTGTGGTGGTCCTGTTTTTCACTCCATGCATGTTTCTCTATGTATGGCCTTTTCCCAGATCATCAGTTGATAAATACCTGTTCATTGCTGACTTTGCCATCACCCCTGCCTTAAATCCCATCATATATACATTAAGGAACAAAGATATAAAGGTAGCCATAAAACGATTGAGCAAACAAGGACATTAAGTCAAATTTTGCTGATTGGATATATTTTGGAGCTCAAAAACTCTATATCCAACTGCCTTGTGGATATCTCCACTTAGGCAGCTGAGATTAATAACAGACAAAATTGATTAAATCATCTACCTCACTGGACAATATTCTACTACTTCTGTAGAGAATATATTTGTTACTTCTGCTAACATGGTATACATGAATCTaccatgttattattttattattttagcagGCAGCAGCATATCTACAAAATAATAGTTGAAACTGAAATTGTgactattttattaataataaaacctGTAATAATATCCCTTCAGCTTGCCATAAAATTAGGCCTACAGTTTCCTACCCAAGAAACTATTCTTCATAGGAAATATATTCCACACTGAAGGTAAAAATATCCCATAGGCAATTGTCAAAGCAGAAAATGCACTGTTTGTTTCATTGTCGTCTTACTGTATTTCAGGCCCTAATTAGAATTTTAATCAGTTTTAGCCATGAAGAAAAATCTGATCACAGATAGTGATGTTTTCAAATGTTATATATCTTATAATCTATAACAATCCCTTACCTTCTTCCttacttctcttcctccctcacaTTTAAACTAAAATTATCAGTATTTCCATATCACCTTTCCATTTATACCAAATGGGATTTTCTGGAAGTTTTGATAACTTTCCAGAAACATTAAGAGATGCTTCTCAGCTATTTCCTGGAACTTTTGGATTCTCAAGAGCAAAACACCTTCTTGCACCAAAAGGGATGTTTTCTGCATAGTCCAAGATCTCCCTATATATTGAGATTCAGAAATGTCTGTTCTCACTTCATGATCCACAGTTATATATTAAGAGTTGGCCCTGGACAGAGATCTATGATGTTAATTACTAGAACTTTCCAAACAGGGAATTGGTTAATAATGACATAGTTTGCTAAGACTTTCTGCAGCAAGAACGTGAAGAACCATATGGAAGAAAGATTCAGAATgttatcaaaaataattatttgtcatGAAAACAGAATTAAGATTTGAGAGTTTTATAAAACCAGAATGCCAACACCGAAGTTGCACTCAGAGGAGCTCAGACGCACACCCTAGACAGGGGCTTCCCAGCTCTGAAACTTGTAAGATATGCTGAGAAACAGACTTTCAACATCAGACCCATTTCATGGAAGATTAGGTTCTAAGGTGTCAATGTGAGCTCCTGACATGTGAAATATATCCAGTTTCTCTGATTTTCCTTTcgattttcatatatttttacacCCTCTACATGGAAAGTTCTGcctcaaatatttgaagataaaaatataaactcttgAAACTTAAAGATCTACCTCTCCAACCTtaaatattctattctttttaaaaattatttctacagCATTCTTTCACTGGATCTaatataaattgattttaaataattaatttaatattaattttatcaattaattttataatattattaatactCTATCATCTGTGTATCAACACACAATACTAGTAACATCTTTCATGGAAAGTGTTGAGGGTATAAATCGGGCATGGTCTTTGGTATAATCAACATTGCTCAGGATTCCTTTCAGCTGAAATGTCCAGGAGTGAACAGACTATGATCTATGGCAGTATTTAATATACCCTTTTGACCTCTCTAGAGAAAATCAGATCCTTCAAATTATGATATTTTCAAATTCCAGTATCATTTTCCAAACTTTACTTATGCACACATTAAGGGTGAATGCAGTCTAAATTAGAACAAAACTTTCAACAGCTTGTAGCAACATTAATGATCAATACATTCATACAACTCTTTTCATATTGCACACCATGTATTTCATCTTTTTGAATAGGCTTCTTATGAAGAATTGCATTATTAAATGGACAATTAATCATATGATCCCCAAATCTCACTCTgatatttattaaagtgaaatgaaaagttTAACACATAAATCTGTACAAGGATATTCACACAGATTTATTCTCAATCActaaaaattgggaaaataactcaaattttcaaaagtggagatatccatgcaatggaacaCTACCTACCAATAAAAGGAAATTACTAATTCATGTTTcaaaatggatgaatctcaagCGCAGAGTGAGAAAAGTCAAATGCAAAAGGCAACAaacagtatgattccatttttatagtagttttggaaaaagaaactacagagacagaaaagagaccAGTGGTTTCTTACGACATGGGTATTGTGTGTGGTTGAGGAAAAAGACCATAGGAGAATCTGCTGTGAAGGAAGAGAGTAGTGTAGCCTGGTCCAATGGTAcctgaaaataaattatgaaatatatatatgtatatacatacacacaaaactctCATTGTCCTTTCATTT encodes the following:
- the LOC125136721 gene encoding LOW QUALITY PROTEIN: olfactory receptor 4F3/4F16/4F29-like (The sequence of the model RefSeq protein was modified relative to this genomic sequence to represent the inferred CDS: deleted 1 base in 1 codon) translates to MTAAEVVSIAGNVQAMTCQWREPNDSLASEFVLLGLSGSWETKVFLMMIFSLIYLGIILGNLSILFLVIFDSHLHSPMYFLLANLSLIDVGVASTTVPKMITDLLKEYKIISFKGCMTQICFIHIMGGVEMVLLMAMAFDRYTAICKPLHYLNIMSPKICVSFVITGWVIGVIHAMSQFAFIINLPFCGPNKVDSFYCDFPRIIKLACTDRAKFEFIVAANSGFMSMGTFFLLILSYIFILVTVWNRSSGDLSKAFVTLSAHITVVVLFFTPCMFLYVWPFPRSSVDKYLFIADFAITPALNPIIYTLRNKDIKVAIKRLSKHIINTLSSVYQHTILVTSFMESVEGINRAWSLV